A single window of Acanthopagrus latus isolate v.2019 chromosome 1, fAcaLat1.1, whole genome shotgun sequence DNA harbors:
- the mettl26 gene encoding methyltransferase-like 26, which yields MLSAAAAERNKEPILAVLRESVNTGRHLQALEISSGTGQHVTHFAQALRNITWQPSEYDRQSLLSIEAYRAHYQLHNVMPAIHLDASLPHQYWGGIQPESLDLVVNINMIHISPFACTEGLFRGAGAVLKPQGLLFTYGPYAVNGQISPQSNVDFDYSLRQRNPEWGLRDISLLSSIAQRNGLFLEKIMDMPANNKCLLFRKESLV from the exons ATGCTGAGCGCCGCCGCCGCGGAGAGGAACAAGGAGCCCATCCTGGCGGTGCTCCGGGAGAGCGTGAACACCGGGAGACACCTGCAGGCGCTGGAGATCTCCTCCGGCACCGGGCAGCATGTCACACACTTCGCTCAGGCCCTGCGGAATATTACCTGGCAGCCCTCAGAGTATGACCGCCAGTCTCTACTCAG TATAGAAGCGTACAGAGCTCACTACCAGCTGCACAATGTGATGCCCGCCATCCACCTGGATGCTTCCCTGCCCCATCAGTACTGGGGAGGGATCCAGCCAGAGAGCCTGGATCTGGTGGTCAATATTAACATGATCCACATTTCTCCGTTCGCTTGCACAGAG GGTTTATTCAGAGGGGCTGGAGCTGTGCTGAAGCCGCAAGGTCTTCTATTTACATACGGG CCCTATGCAGTGAACGGCCAGATCTCACCCCAAAGTAATGTTGACTTTGACTACAGCCTACGGCAGAG GAATCCAGAGTGGGGACTCAGAGATATCTCCCTCCTCAGTTCTATAGCACAAAGAAATGGTTTATTCCTGGAGAAGATA ATGGACATGCCAGCAAACAACAAGTGTCTTCTGTTCAGGAAGGAGAGTTTGGTGTAA